The genomic DNA TGTACGCCTGGTCCGTCCTCGATCAGGACCATGCGAATAGATATCCGGATGGTGTTAGCCTTTTGTCGGACGAGCGAAGGATATGGTTAATTATCTTTGCAATCGACTGCATTAAATATATAGTATAGCATACCTGCTGAAAACTTCCAGGTTGACTTCTCCGCTGTAGGCCCAATGTTCGCGGTGCCAAGAAATTTGCCCTTCTCGCAAAGAAAGTACTGAGCGGAAGAAAGTACTAGTCACAGGAACAGAGCCATTTAGAGACGGGTTCTGGCTTTCTGTTTCAGGCTATACAGAATGCAAAGGAAGTCAGCATCAACAACCTCGGCACAAggcaccacgccgccgctggcaaTGTCCAAGCCGCCTGCTTACGTCCCGTCGTTGAAGGCCTACTTCGCATCCCAAGACCATTCCCTCACGGAGCACACTACTATCACTTGACAGGTTCTCAGGGCCTGGACGTTTTTTCTGGGCGTTTGATATACACGCCGAACCACTTTACTACGGACGCCGCGTTACGGACGCCATATAGCTGACCCGCCAAATCGAGCAATTGTGCATCCCATCTTGGTCTTCAGCCACGCCATAATATCTCGGACAGGGCCAAGCTCTATTTAATATATGCTTCCTAAGGAAAGACTATTAAAACGGGCCCAGCCAAACAGGTTGCTATCAGACTGTCGCAAACAAACTTAGACTCGGATTCGGCCGACATATAGGAACCAGGCTCAACAGACGTGCTGATTTCTTTATCTAGAACACTACCTATCGTGGCCCAAGTTGCACCCGCACATAGAGACAGTCCTTACAATTCTACTCGCTAGCGTAACTCGACGGGACCGAAGGCGCCGAAGCGGCTAGCTGCTTACGGGGACTCCGTCGCTTGCGCTTCGGCAGTGCTTCTTACTTGCCTTCATCAGAGATAGTCTCCCATTCTGACCGTCGCTTCCGTACGGTAGGGTGCCTCCTACAGCCGGATTGTCGCACGCCTGTCTGCTTGCCCGATTTGGCGGGTCAGCCACACGGCGTCTGTCATACAACTGGCTCCACAGGGATCACGGTCGGCATCGCGTTAACTAGATATAGGTGCATGGCAGTGCGCCTGCTCTTTATACCCAAAGGAAAGGTTTTTTTGTGGTGCAGGGTCCTTGCAAttgaggctgctgctccgaTTTATGCAAACAATGTGTGAGCTTTGACCTCTGAAGTCAAAGCCTAAGGCATGCAGGTGCTCAACCTTAAGACGCGGACTGTAGCATCGGCTTCCACGGAGAACTATTCTGAGCGCAGATGCTATGTGACATAATTCTGGTTCTCTATGCGATAGCGTCGGTATCGCGGCGTCCGTAGTAAAGTGGTTCGGCGTGTATATCAAATGTTTACTTTCTTTTTCTGAAGCGAGTCGCGACTGAACAGCGTTCCTGAGAATAAGACCTCGGTCAAAGCCATTCGTTATCGGCTACTACAAGCCTAACTATAAGTGTCACTATCGTAGCATCATAGCCGTGCCACATGCATGACAGTTCGACCACCAACGCACACTATACACTCTGCCTACGACTCGTctgtggctgtggctgcgcCCGACTCGTCTTCCTAGCGACTTCCCAAGCTTTATTACGGGCTTCCTTAACTAGCTGCCATCtcgcgtcgtcctcggtcgtGAGTACACCAGGGAAGAATTCAGGCAGTAGCGCGAGTCCGAGATTCTCATAACTCCGCTCTGCCTCAAGTAACGTGTCCATGACCTTGCGCTTGCCAATCACGCGGACAAagtgcaggtgcaggccaAAGTTCTCCGGCCGGCAGTggtggctggcggcgtggaTGTTTTgcacgatgccgatgccgccgacaGCAAGCAGGAACCAGGTATGCGACTTGATGCCGGCGGCTGTGATGAGGAGCAGGATCCAGAGGGTTGCGAGCCCAAAGAGGGCGAGACGGGTCGAGAGATTGGCCGCCACCTGGGCGTTGTactggcccgccgccaggtcCTCCAGGTTGAGGCCGCAGCCGTTACCGAGGACAACGATGGCGTGCTGCGCGCCGTTGCCCCTAGTTATTACGTAGGTAGTTCGGGCGTGGCGCCGGCATGCCCACTTCTCTCTCTTCCATTGCGGGAGCAGGCCCGTGATGAGGGACAGGAGGGTGCCAATGGCCGTGACGACCATGGTAGCCCAATCGCCGTACATACCGAtcgggatggcggcgacgacgagctgcagcagcatcacaGCCATGCCGGTCCAGTAGATAGAGTTGAGCCTGACTGTGCCCGCTACAACCAGCTTACTTGGCTCGTAGATTGAGATAACAAGGCCTGCTTGCCGAGGGCAGTTGGCGGTGGGGTCGTACCGCTTCAAGTCGATCCATTTATCTGACACGAGCTCGGCCGTCCTCTGCGTCACCGTCTTGTCGCGCCAGTGATCAAAGTCCCGGGCTATCCTGCCAATGACCCAACTTGAATTTTCCCGGACGTAGCCGTTGGACGCGTTTATGACTTTGCAGCCGTAGTCTGGCTCTCTCGGCATAAGCTTGTTGTGTCCGACAGCAGTGGTGAGCGAGCTGACAGCGTATGCGACCCAGCCTTTTTCCATTTCACATCAGTATCCGTACTCTGCACTGATAATAGGGATACAAAGGAGAAGCACACCGAATGAAAACGTAACGGGGGCCAGACCCGACCCCGCGAGCTGGGCAAGTGCCTGGTTGATGACAtccccgccgaggagcaggaggatgCTAAAGACATCGCCCGGGTTGCTCCATTGCGCAGCGAACTCGCCGGAGCTGGCATCTGAAAACGTTTCGCGAGACCATAAGGGAGGCAGCCTTGGAGCCATAGCGGCAGCGCGTCTACGGTCGCAGCAGTAGTGTTGAAGAGGTTGAGACAATCCCGCCGTGGTAGGGCAGTCTTCAAAACTTCAGGCGTTATCAAAGCCTTCAGGGCTGTTGTGTCGATGTCGCCGCTGGGGAGAAAATGGGATCAATGTTGCAAAATCCGTGCCTGGTCGGGTGCTCCGGTCAGAGTTCAGAGTGCGTAAGCATGTGTGTTACTTCGGACGTACCCCTGCAAAGCTGAGCCCAGCTGCAGTGACGATCGCAACCAGGTGAAGGAATGGGGCAGTTCGCATTGTACAGCTCGGCGCTTCCCAAGCAATGCTACTGTCAAGGGGGTCTTGCACCACATTAGTGCCTTTCCTTCCTGAACTATCCGGACAGGGCTGTGCACTTGCGCGCAAGTGGAACAAGGCTGCCCGTCAGGCACCCCGCGCCCTATACAGGGTGTGTCTTCCTCCGTGTCACCCCTAATTAATACAGTATTCTGCATTTTAATAGTCTTACGTCTCTCCGTTCCGCTGCTTCTGCTTTCATTACCTTCACGGTCAGCTCTGCATAGAGGAAAACACTTTCTGTTAAACTCTATCGGCGACTACCGCCTCATAAGCATCATGCTTGCCTGTTTAGGATGCGGATCGAAAAGCAACACCAGCCGCAGCGCTTCTGTCAGAGTAATGCCGTCCACCTCAAGCGCTTCTACATCGGCAGCGACCGCCGCACAACTTATCTCCAGGCAATACAGAGCCAAGAACTTAGATCGTGCTGCTATGTACAACCACCGGGCTTCGTAGTGCCAACGACCATCGGATAGACTCCGACCCTTCCACGTCCTTCAAGCGCCTTGTGGAAAGGAGCATCTCTGCATGGTCTAAACTGCGATTCTCCGAGGAGCACAAATATTGGAACATTCACCTGCTCGTCAACGTCTTGAGGGGCATGAATTCACTAGATGAGGTGTTGAACGGCCAGACGCCGCTGCCACAAATGTGGTTCTTCCAGACCAAGAGATCATCTCTGCAGCAGAGCAGGTTCATGCAATGGGACGCATCGCGGCTGGACGATTATGTCCTGCTCCCCGTTGCCCCAGGCTTCGTCAACAAGACAGACTGCGTCTTTGACAGCCACTTTTGGCACTCAGGTCAACAGCCCGACCCTGATGGGTTGGACTTAAACCTACTTCGGCAGGATGTAGCCGAGTCCGGTTGTTCTTTCGTATGGCTGGATGAtacactcactcactcactaATTGATGACGCCTGGTGGCCGGCTAGCCAATAGAGCAACTATCTGCTTAGTGTACGTACACAGCATTTTGCAGCAGCAATACCTCAACACCTATAGTTCAAGCCACCACTTTGTGTGAAGAGATCATGCAGCATCATGTTTTTCTGACAGATGGCCATGACAGCGATAGGCGCGGAAAGCAGTGCGGTGCGCTAAACTCGGATACTCCACCATTTGACTCCAAGTGTGACTGCACTTCGAGTGCAGAAGCAAGGATATCCACGACACGGCCCCAACAGCTTCCGGATCAGACAATGCGGCCCCTCGCCTTTCCCACAGATTTGTGCCATATCGTCGGGTATGGATGGCACAAACTCCATCGCCTCTACTCTTGCTTCCGGCTTCCAGTCCACAGAACCGACGGGTGGCGGTTAGTCGACGGACTGTGGCGCCCCCGCCAACCCAGGCCCCGCGGCAGGTCGGCCAACATAGCGCAACAACCAATCCTGCAGCCACTCCCGCGAGCGGCACATCGTCATACGAGTGCActgccgacgagctcctcTTCTCGTGTCACCCTCCTCCCAAAAGTCACTACTCGGTCCGTCAGTACTGTTTGCTCATGCCATCCAGCACGGACTCCATATCGGAAAGACGCGACACGGAGCGTGCCCATTGTCCTCCCATGATAACCATGCTCAATAGACGGACCCTGACATCAAAGCCTCACATTCCTCCGTCGGTGCAAGTGCCGGGGTGCCCCATGCGCACTGTGGGTAACTACGTACCGAGAAAATCGAAAGTCGAGTGCCATGACCATTGCCGTCCTTCGGGCATTTGCGAAGGCTCCATTCGACATGTATCAACTCATGTCCGTACGTTGCCCAACCAACAAGCTTTTGTGACTGGCCAGCACTCGATACAAAACTGCAACATTGCAGACAGTACGAAGGACGTACGGTCATAGTCACCAGCATCTCCGGCAAGTCGTCGAACCAACTCAACGTCCGTCCAGCCAGTCGGCACAGTGACGACCGCTGTCCACGATCGTCTCGCTAGCAAAGGTTTTCCGCCTCTACCACGCACTGGCCTCGAATCTTCGACGCCGTAGACTAGACAGTCTGCATCGCGCCTCCGCTGCAGAAATCTAAAAATTTACGGCACGTTTGCCTCAGATATTGAGGGCACATTAtcgcgcccgacgacgggaaTACTGTTATGAAGTCGTCTTCAAAGTAAAATCAATGGCGAAATCACATTGGTGTAGAGACGAatcctcggcggcattcGGCCTGTTGCTTGCTCCCTTGATCACGCGCTCGAATGTTCGAGGTAAACCTGCTTCGCCACCCTATCCATCTGCTGCACAACGCCTCGTATTTCGTCCACACCCAACGAAGGATTGAAGGCACACATCCTCAGGACAACCACCCCGCGCAGCTTTGTCGTAAGTATCCCCGCGATGTTCTCGGCCACAAGGCGCTTGGAGATGGCAACATTCAACTCGTTCCATTGCGCGTCCGTCTTGTCTCTGGGCACAAAGCGAAACGCCAGAATAGCCATACTGGCTGGGCTCACAATCTCCCAGTTTGACAGCTtgccgagctcctcctctgccgcctccgccaggAAGAACCCGTGGTCTATCATATCGCCAAAGCGCTTCTCCCCGATGACCCGAAGCGTGAACCACAACCTGGTCGCCCGGTCCCCGCGCGTGAGCTCAAGACCGCAATCCCAAAAGTTGGGCACGTCGTCATCCCCGAGCGCATCGCGGAGGTAGTC from Purpureocillium takamizusanense chromosome 4, complete sequence includes the following:
- a CDS encoding uncharacterized protein (EggNog:ENOG503NXB2~TransMembrane:4 (i175-194o200-222i280-298o304-322i)), which gives rise to MAPRLPPLWSRETFSDASSGEFAAQWSNPGDVFSILLLLGGDVINQALAQLAGSGLAPVTFSFGWVAYAVSSLTTAVGHNKLMPREPDYGCKVINASNGYVRENSSWVIGRIARDFDHWRDKTVTQRTAELVSDKWIDLKRYDPTANCPRQAGLVISIYEPSKLVVAGTVRLNSIYWTGMAVMLLQLVVAAIPIGMYGDWATMVVTAIGTLLSLITGLLPQWKREKWACRRHARTTYVITRGNGAQHAIVVLGNGCGLNLEDLAAGQYNAQVAANLSTRLALFGLATLWILLLITAAGIKSHTWFLLAVGGIGIVQNIHAASHHCRPENFGLHLHFVRVIGKRKVMDTLLEAERSYENLGLALLPEFFPGVLTTEDDARWQLVKEARNKAWEVARKTSRAQPQPQTSRRQSV